Part of the Apostichopus japonicus isolate 1M-3 chromosome 13, ASM3797524v1, whole genome shotgun sequence genome is shown below.
GACAAGAAACATAAATGAAATTGGACTTGGAGAAGTAAaaagaatattcaaatattgaaatatgtaaATCTGGACtcgttcttcttcttctacttcCAGGTATTTAATTTCATGGATATCGATAGAGATGGAACGGTTACCAAAGAAGAAATTCAAGACGTTGACAGAGAGGCCTTTAAAGAGATCTTGGAAGCTTTAGAAGATGCAGATGCAACCGAATGGCAAGGAGAGCAGGAGGCAAATGATATTAATGACATTGATACAGACAGTCAAAAGTCAAAGAAGTCACATCTCGAGACCAATAGATCAGAGCTGTGATACCTGTTCTGGTTTTGTTGCTTTCTTCTTTTGATCGGTAACATTTTTTCAGTCTTCATTCCAAATTAATACCATTCGGTTTTGTTACTTTCTTTGAAAAAGCTTCTACGGTAGGATTTCTCAAGTTTTATGAATAGTGGCTTTGCAATATATATCATGGTAGTGAGAGTTCAGTGGCGTAATTCTCTATGTAGGGGTAGGGGTGATGGGGAAAAGAAGTTGGTACCGAGGAAGGGGGAGAGGGTTAGGCAATATAATAGCCTACAGGTCGCAACCCATTGACAGATTTGAGAGTCCTTAAGAGAGTATATGTTATTTACTAGTAAtttctcaatttgacctttTCAGTTTTTGCTCTTTCCCTGTATAACACTGACATGGTCAAATTGTACgtaaaaaaatgaagaaaaaaatccttttaaatCAACTGCCGTATTCAGAAATATCTCTTGTTTTATGACTGGCAATATACAGATGTAAAAGCTTGCCATATAGAAAATAGTCGAAAACTGAATTGaacattgtaaaacaaactttggTTCATCTTCCAACAAACAGTAGTGCATGCGTGCCTCTCTACGTAGCTTCCTTTcctaataatttattattacattaaaaaTTGGTGAACATTTCTGATGTGTGAATTCATTTGATACCTTTTGTATCCAAATGAAGCAGACGATATTATTGTCACAACTCGCACCGACCCATCCCTCACTTCTTCGTAATCCTTGGATTTATCATAGCATTCACTTGTAGTAGACTTTGAAATACCTAATATATTTTCCCGATTTTCTCCTTCGATTTCATTCTACTTCTGTTTTCAAATTTTCGGATATGTATTAGAGGCCTGCAGTATGACTGAAGGCATCAGTATCATTGTAACATGGTTACATTGATATACATTTTTCCTCAGCCCAGTCATTCATTCCTGCTTCCAGGAAACAATCACCAAGTGCCTTGAATGTTGAttcttttgtttctgtattttctgtatttttctcTACTTTCATTAGTCTTTTGTACATTAAAAAGACTAAACACATAATGATGTGAAAGTTTCCAACCTTACATGAACTCCAAATTGGCATAAGAATTACTATAAATGTTGTATGACAAATGTTTCTTAGACAATATTTCTTTGACTGCCTTGTTTTGTAGATTATATTAAGCGTTGCTTTGAGTTTTGGATTTATTGGGGAGAATCTGTTAGCCAACTCGTTGCACATTATAAGATATATTATCTATTCATATAATACTTTTAAATGAGTTGGAAATGACACCTGGCTGGAACAACTTTTGTATACTGCTTGCATGTCACACTGCAAAAcactggaaatgacactttgaATATCTTGTTTCTACGATTAGATGAAGGTTGATAATGTTCATACTGTTATTAAGTACAATTGCCTTATAGTATGGTATGAAGGCTACAGCTAAGAGTGACACAAAACATTAGAAATTTGTTCTAATTGACTGGAAACAGTATTAATCTGAGTATggatattcatttatttatcttgCTTCATACATTCTCACATTTGTTACTATTGGAATAGATAAAAAAGGCTAAATGGTCTTTCATATTTGTTACTTTTCTACTAAAATAAATCAGTTCTTATCTTGCCAGCAAACTTTAATGCCATATATTTTATACTGTTGTCAATATATAAAAGGTGatggaaaagtgaaaaaaagggtattttcatttcttttttcataaatatatcagTTGGTCTCCTTCAATGAAAGAATTCAATGATCATTACCATTTTAATGCCAGGAtcataagccccccccccccccgccatccCATCCCCACTTATTCAGGTAGCTTTCTTTTGCTACCTTTGCCTTGGATTGTCTAACATCTGACTTGgttgaaacaaaatattacaatgcTGAATAACCTATCTACACCACATAAAGGGAAAGACTGTTCAGGCATTGAAGTACAAATGTTTATTCAGGACTGGTTGTACAAGGTACTACACTTCCCCAATGTAATTTTAATGGATCAAGACCAGACCCATCTCCCCACATGCCACCCACCCCTACCGCCCCTCTTCTTCTCAGTTCTAGTATATTTCTACATTTTCATTAATCCCTTGGTCCCTTTTCTTAGCTTTTCCACCAAGCTAAAAGCATTTGATGCCAATGATCATTTTGCATTACACTATCTAACCTGCCTCTTCACACATAATTATACTGTAGTTATTCATATCTGGCTAGTGAAGAAGAGTGTTGGTTAAGCTGTGTGTGGTACTGCGAATGCTACCTGCAAACCTGTATCGAGTTCAGATAATACAGCTCAATTAACGGAAACCAACCTGTCCATAGTAGAAATTGGTGTCAGAGTTCGTTTTTAGCAGCTTCAAATGAAAGCAAAGACGTTGCCTCTTggtttttttcatgttttgcaCAGATCGATAAAATAATGGATATTGACAGCCTGGGCACAACCACCTTTCTTGTactggagtgggggggggggtcagatgGTAAGTGAGGGGTATCATCTTCCCTTTAagaaatttcattaaaatggAGGATGTTTAGATGAAAATTGGTGCTATGTTTTGCAAGGTTTGAAACAATGTAACAAGTTTTCGACTGATTGGGTTATACCCCATAGGCATACACAGGCTATGTATTTACGTACTGTGCACTAGGATTAATTGTAAAATTGTCTGCCAGTGAGTGGTAGGGGGTGTGTTAAGCCCACTGATCTTATTCTGGTGGTTAaccctcacccaccccacctATCTTCATCGGTCTATGACATTAACGTAAGAATTTCCAGTGTTGCGTTGTCTCGTAGTAATAATTCGATGCAAAGTGAAGATAACAGTACGTAGTACGTACAAGCAGATAGGGAAGTGTAATTGTTATGTGAGTGTAAATCTGGTGGACTGCATCGAGTTTAATAAATCTGGAGGATTTATGTCAATTGggcgcgcgcgtaccatgcatggagggtcattcGATGTCAACGGGTTTAATGATTCATTTACCTCAATGTtcgatgtgttccagggtggtaccaaacttatatttctctgtagcagttcgagaatagtgttagtgacttcgggtagcatacgcccattaaaagcctcattgacttacacactaaatcacaaaagtaatgtcttCTCTAagcctagatagaagttttcacttgctaaacgctacccatcactggatagctgacaagttggcctttcatggcaccttcaattttccgtaccatgaccatgtagattttttgctacgagagccggaacttttcgtcacttgtaaacaaacctctccactcagtggtaaacaaatttcctaagCTGCTCCttggaggcctaaaggggtctaaaattgcctcaattgacccaattttttaaccacatgtgcttccattcatgttctttaacatcaaagccacaaaaaagcacatcctaattgataacatagcaaaaaaTTGTTCTCCTGTtcctaattggcacttttcctgaaggagaacatttgccgcggattgatatagaggctaataggagtatgccaccttcgtgaaagatttgcaccaagacggatcggacatatggcaagccgttttaccttttattcgatatttgatgatatcaccaaatatttggtgatatcagcaaataattgttgatatcagcaattatttggtgatatcagcaaatgaattggtgatatcagcaaatcatttgatgatatcagcaaatcatttgatgatatcaccaaatcatttaatgatatcagcaattcggttcctcatatcactaattaattagtgatatgtcggaattgttgatatcagcaaatgatttgctgatatcatcaattcaattgctgatatcaccaattcatttgctgatatcagtaaatatttgctgatatcaccaattcatttgctgatatcagcaaatatttgttgatatcagctattatttattgatatcagcaattatttggtgatatcaacaaatgaattggtgatatcagcaaatgaattggtgatatcaacaattatttggtgatatcagcaaataattgttgatatcagcaattatttgataatatcatcaaatcatttgataatatcagcaattaattgttgatatcattaattatttgctgatatcaccaaatatttgatgatatcatcaaatatcgaataaaaagtaaaacggcttgccatacggacatgggaactaacggcgtaagaaggtactggtacttcaggcctacgaaatagtgctaatatgctaacgttagacatgctggcacagaacaagtacagatacattgggcttgcagcgggaaatgtcgatgtctgaattgtatttcaagaacGATTTTTTGTCGAAAAGGATTTTTGACAACTGTGGAACTACTGATTTGGTTCACACGCAGTGCTTGATGAATACACATCCCGCTGCAAGCCCAATGTATctgtacttgttctgtgccagcatgtctaacgtcagcatattagcactatttcgtaggccagtaccttcttacgccgttAGTTTACATGTCCGATCCGTCTTAgtgcaaatctttcacgaagtcactaaccctattctcgaactgctacagagaaatatcagtttggaacacatcacatgaccctccatgcatggtacgcgcgtccaattgacatgaatcctccagattgaTTAAACTCGATGATGGATGGTGGCATcagaaaaataaccaaaatgttatcaacatgataccactactctctgggacctgagcttagaggctcagagcatagcaaacagcatcaaGAGTCAgtggatgtatacttaggcctacactactttagcttatcgacgaatgtatCAACTTCGGGGTGTGAAAGATCTTGACATCGCAGACATTTTGtcgtcaaattctgctcaatggTATGttgcgtaggcacagaacaagaaatattttgagatctttacaaatccttaagtgcatcAATTATGAGCTCACCATGCTACACTACTAAAGTTCATAGACTCGGCCTACAACATTATGGGCCTAGAGGCTATATGATGTGTCCCTAATACTATATTTGTTCAGGCTAATGTATAGGAAAATAATGACATTATTTACATTAATTCTAATCAGCGTAATATGGTCAATATTATCCCAACAGTGTGTGCTTGTGTACAGTATCAGCATGTCATAACCAAAACCCAAAAGCAAATGATTGCCTAGACTTTGTTTCATGAAAGTCACAGTGTCTCTTAGACTTTTCATTATTGTCTCTTGTCACAAAATACAGATACACTTCATACTCATAACTTTTTATTTCagaatttttgaaaacttcaatcCCAACCATGATGCTCAACCGTTCAGAGTATGTTACCATTGGAAATTACATCCTCTGCAACCTACTGGTTCTGATCCTCCCTGGATCAATCGGACACAAATTTAAAGTCGGAGTCGATAACCCAGGTCACATGCTTCCCCTCGGGTCCCATAGACCCCCAGAATCTCCAGGCGTTGATATTTTACCGTCAGCTCCACATCCTCAGCAATTTTACCAGAACTATGTCCGGGGTAGCCGACCTTTCCTTATAAAAGGACATGCCAAGGATATGCCTGCCTTCAAGCTCTGGAATGACAACTATTTAAAGTAAGTCTCAGTTGGATTTCCTCTATATAGAGCACTGTTTACAACAATCTAGTTTacaaatcattttgttttttattgtgacTGTTTGGATGTAAACCAATTCTTTCTAGGTTGTTTTATACAGGCTGGGATCTTCATTTGCtcaatgatgaaataaatgttaGATGAATAAAATGTTAAGGATGTAACAAATACAAAAGTTTTACTAAAGCCCAAAGCTCACATTCCATTGGCTATCCCCATTGTGTACAGCCCAAAAGTACTTAacaaccattttgttttttattgtgacTGTTTGGAAGTAAACTAATTCTTTCTAGGTTGTTTTATACAGGCTGGGATCTTCATTTGCTCAATGATGAAAGAAATGTTAGATGAATAAAATGTTAAGGATGTAACAAAATACACAAGTTTAACTAAAGCCCAAAGCTCACATTCCATTGGCTATCCCCATTGTGTAGAGCCCAAAAGTACTTCTTCAGCTGTACCTGAGTTCATACCATTCTTGCACTGCATGCCAGTAAAAACACATTCCATTCCTTTGTGATGCACAAAGATTTGGTGGTATTGTCTTATTGTATGCCACCTGGGCAGTATTAGCAGGCTGTCAGATGTAACTAGGAGGTGGAGAAACTGTTCTTAAATAGAGAATAATGAGATTTATGCTTGAAGCCTACAGATGAGGGTGAGTTGCCTTCTTGCAAATGACCACTGTTTACTTTGTAAGTTTACTTACTGGCTGGAgtttaatgtaattttttagtttttgtttgttttcttgtggTGTTATATAGTTTAAGTTCTCctatttgatttttttgttgGCACCAGATCTAAGTATGGTCACCTCAGTGTAGATGTAGAACAAGGAAAGAAGGAAAACAGATCGAAGAGCCTCTGGACGATGCCATTGAAAGAATTCCTCAACCAGTACAATGACAGTGACATCTACATGGTAAACAGCCTTCCCAAGCAAATGATGGGTATGCACTTGATCATGCTTCGTCTTCGTAATGTTAATCAGTTGATGGAGCTCTGTTTTGTTGCAAGTACCTCTCAGACCATATGTCTGAGCTGTACATTGTGTTGCATGACATTCTGTTGGATGCATTTACTAACAGTGTCTCTGACAGGCTTCCAATATATGGGATGCCTGTTAACAGTGTAACCTGGAAGCTTAAATGGAGCCAGTGAAATGTTGCAGGGAGACAAATTGCGGTAAAATAATTGGGAGGCTGTTTTTCTATTAACCTAGAGCCCCCCACACACACTCCCCCCAATTTGCATCCACTGTTTTGTTTCACATCACTAAGTAAAGACCACATTATAGATTTCATGAAAACTttgattaatttttggaaaactAAAATTGGATGGCTAATGGGCTGTGTAACATTATGTTACAAATAtctgtttttcatttgttttatgttgCAGGTGATGTATGGATCATTAAGAGTTTGCTATGTGGTGGTTTCCTTGACAACCTGATGGATGCAGTTTCCTGGTTCAGCAGTGGTGGTACCAATTCAACATTTCACTTTGATGCTTTAGATAATATTAATTGTCTCCTTGATGGGACAAAACAGCTAGTCTTAGTACCAAGGGTAAGAAGTTCTCCATGGCACACTTTAAGTTTACTCATATTACTGTATGTTGACATGTTTTAGTCTGAAATAGCCATGTGTTTGTTGATTTGAATATCTTGAAAGATTTATTGTTTTGCTgaaattatttgtaatttaataGTAGCTTATTTGACCCCCATCATATGGAGTTAGAGACAAATTTGTCAgagaaacaaatttgtcagctaaGAGAGAAAAATTGGAAATAGTTGCCATATTTTTGGCATTTGACTTTGTGTCAGCCATAGTGCTTTCTTTACACCCAAATATTTCTCTGTAAAATCTGTGCTATAAAACCATATAATGGGATATACCTTAATGTAGCTTATAAGTAGGGGGTTCTGTGCCTGAAAATCAGGAACCGAATTACTTACTGTCTTCAGTTACTGTACAAATGCAGAACCATATTTACTCAACCAATCAAGTTTGACCATGAAAGTAAATAAGGAATCTTGCAAATATTCTTAAACATCATTGATAAACTTCATTTACTTGAAACTGTGTGTAAGCAAAGTATTGATGAATTGTAATTGATGATCTAAGCAATATTCTGGCCTTGAGATCTAATTTAAGATCTAATTTGAAGCTTCTGTATTTGTCAGCTACTTCTCTTTCTTTATAACAAAGgattttaattgttaatttaatTGTGAATTTGATTGTTAACTGTATTTAGAACCCAGGTGCCCAAAGGACATAAAGTAGTTATTGTTTCAGTGTCATGCAGCAGGGGATTTTATTTAGTCTCGATCATGTTTTAGTCATACTCTGTTTTTTGTTGGAcactttttaatttaataatgaaaCTGTGATGAGAGACACAATGCCTGACTTGATAGCATCTTGTTACTTAATGACAGACAATCGTCTTACTCATTATTAAGTGATAACATCGCTGATCAAGATATGACCAGTGATCTTCTCTCTGAGTTTCACTACAATCCCTCAATTTTCTGTTTGAATAACTACTGTATTAATTAGTGTGTTCATACAGTACTCTGTAGGAACTCTGTGAAGCATCAATACCGTATTTCTTTTCACTTATGGTTATTAGTTTAATCACTTGATTGAATAGCAATTGCAGCCCAAAGTTCCATATGCAAATTAGCTAGTTCTatgagaaacattttgtgtgtgtgtgtgtagggtgACACTATGTTGCTGCTTCCATGTAGGCTTGTATTCACTGACCTGTTGTAATGAATTTAATGGCAATAGAAGCGACTCTGAGCCATCTGTATTCAGTTACTTTGTTGCCCttaatttataacatatttgGAAGAGTTTTTATCCGTACATGTTCCCAATTTCCCTTTTGAAGGCTTTATTAATAATTCTCAATTAGCTATTCATTTCTTCAATCCTTTCTCTACTCTTGTAGTTTCAGCCAGATGGAAGATGTACATAATGTATTGAGCGTTTCAGATACCATCACTTTTGACCGACTGGTTCCAGCGTCATTCCTAGCCATTTTCCCCCATGATAAAGTcttatatacacacaaacacacataatACTTAAGTGTTAATGCCCTCACCTTCATCCAGACTGGTTTCAATTTCAGCTATATTTCTTCTCCATGCAGTCATATGCAGAAGACTTGGACTTCAACGTTGCGGGAAGTTTCAGTAATGTTGATGTTGATCATGTGGACATGGTGAAGTTCCCACAGTTTGCTGACCTACCTTGGTATAGTGTTTCCATGATAGCGGGCGACTGCTTGTATATCCCCTACAGGTGAGTAATCAtcgcaagggcgtaggaaccgggggggctgggggggcgccagcccccccagtgaaaaatgtggaggggcggaagtatcattccgccccccgcttcgcaagtcagaaaacccctttttcatttccaaatgagaaaaaaatctcatttggagcaccaaattgcatctaaggcctggtgaaaatacaaaattaagtttacaaaatggagtgggtgttgacgtgtgctatattgcaccaaattgcatctgaggctacctggaaatgcaaaaagttccaaaggggagggggacaccccctcccccaggccggccatcagtcttcagccccccactcaaaagtaccttcctacgccactgaatcaTCGTTAGGGGTGGTGGGTaggttaaatattttaataggTGGGATTTTGGCAGTCAAGCGCCCCCTCATCATGGGTATCAATTTATGTACACATAATATggaattattttcaatttaagGTGTAAAAATACCTGAAAATGTTTCACACCCTACCAGATTCATGTTATTATTTTTGAGCAGTAATTTGATACTATGAAGTGTTTCCTTTCTTTCCCACAAAGTGCTGTTGGTTGATAACGTAATGCCAGTTAATCACCATAACCTTTCTTGCTTCtctgccttttggctaagatcatttGTAGCATTATCTTGATACACACCTGAAGATGATCACAGTCTTGATGCatggggactggggttgagaacAGATCAGTCGTTTAGTAGTTGGTTTTTTCGTGCCCAGggtctttcctgggtgacttttcttaaaaaatgtGCCAATAGAAATGTTTTAGAGGCTGACTTTGGTAGGCATTGGAAGCTGTTTGTAATGCAAACAATTAGCCTAGCTCTTTATATATTTGGATAGTACCAGATTTGGTTGGGggctacctcccccccccctcccgtgtAGTGCAGCCACTGCTGATCGCTGATATGTTACTCTTCATCAAGTCATTGATGTATCACATGGAACATACCTCTACAAAATGGTCCCTTTAGCGAATTCATCATGCCAATATTAACTGATATTGAGAGTATATTGTGAGACACAAGAATGGATAAAATATTTGTGATAACTCCTCAGCCAACAAGCCCATTGATTTATAAAGCATATATCCTCAGATGGGCCCACCAAGTCCGTTCAGCCGGCAGAAATCTTGCGATTAACATCTGGTTTGCCCATCAACACACCTTCGATGACGAAGATTGTGAACGGAAGGGAGAATTACCAGAGTTTGCTCCTCTCAGTGATTTTGAAGTGACCGAAGCGTTCGATGCACAAATGAGGTAAAGCTCTTCTTTGCAATGAGGTCATTGCTCTTTTCAGAATGATTGTGAAGTCATTAACTCGACTGCTGTTTCATCATCGCCTGCATCTTTGTCATCTCGTTAGTCGTAGCTCTTGTTGTAGTCATCAACAATCTAACAATTTTTGCTTCATCCTCTTCCTGTCCTCATCCTTATCATCTTTGTCATCTTCTTTatccttcttcttttcttcaccttttttttcttcattgtcGTTTTCTACTTCATCCTCTTCATCTATGTCGCAGATTTTCCCCCCGTTACTCCATCCTCCTCTCCCCCCATGTATAacaatcctcccccccccaaattccATCCTCCACCTTATCACCTCTTTGATTTGCAAGAGGAACGTTGTTTGAAACACAAGAAAAAATAGATTTATGGTATGAGTTAAATACAATCATGAATCAGTTAGTCTTCTATTACTATTTTATCACTTTTCTAGCCTTATCTTGATGCCTTCTCTATATTTTTCATTCTACCAGAGGGGagttgttacattttgttgatATGAGAGGTGGAGTCTTAAAAGAAAGTGACATTCCCGTTGGGGTGGATTTTTTTGGTGCTGGTGTGGAAGAACTAAAAGCCGTGAGTAGTTTTGTTTCTTGGTTATGCAAAGCTTCATTTCTGATGATATATCTTTGTTTCATGAACCAAGTTGTTACGTATAGattatttcataaaatgtcAGCCGGATCTCTGCATGTCTGTTAGTATCTCTCTACTCTAGTTAATGCAAAGTAAAAATAGTCCCCTTTCAGGGTGCAATCCTATTCTTCTTATGAATTGTTGTCTTGTTAAATGGTTATGGATTCACTTCTTTTAATTACCTGTTAGATATGTCTTCTggttttatttgtataaaatgCAGCCATTTTTCAGAAATTAGTAAAAACTAACTAGAAAGCAACAGAACAGCTTGATATTGTCAATTAGTGAACATCCCATTATATGTGAATGGTTTCA
Proteins encoded:
- the LOC139979014 gene encoding bifunctional peptidase and (3S)-lysyl hydroxylase JMJD7-like, producing MMLNRSEYVTIGNYILCNLLVLILPGSIGHKFKVGVDNPGHMLPLGSHRPPESPGVDILPSAPHPQQFYQNYVRGSRPFLIKGHAKDMPAFKLWNDNYLKSKYGHLSVDVEQGKKENRSKSLWTMPLKEFLNQYNDSDIYMVNSLPKQMMGDVWIIKSLLCGGFLDNLMDAVSWFSSGGTNSTFHFDALDNINCLLDGTKQLVLVPRSYAEDLDFNVAGSFSNVDVDHVDMVKFPQFADLPWYSVSMIAGDCLYIPYRWAHQVRSAGRNLAINIWFAHQHTFDDEDCERKGELPEFAPLSDFEVTEAFDAQMRGELLHFVDMRGGVLKESDIPVGVDFFGAGVEELKAVFNFMDIDRDGMVTKEEIQDVDREAFKEILEALEDADATEWQGEEEEEEEEEEEEEEEEEANNINDIDTDSQTSKKSHLETNRSEL